The following are from one region of the Mesorhizobium sp. B4-1-4 genome:
- the murC gene encoding UDP-N-acetylmuramate--L-alanine ligase, translating to MKMPQTIGLVHFIGIGGIGMSGIAEVLHNLGYKVQGSDQADSANVQRLRDKGIECFVGHKAENLGDAEVIVVSTAIKKSNPELKAARERLLPIVRRAEMLAELMRFRQAVAIGGTHGKTTTTSMVATLFEAGGLDPTVINGGIINAYGTNARMGDGEWMVVEADESDGTFLKLPADIAVVTNIDPEHLDHYGSFDKVREAFRQFVENVPFYGFGVMCTDHPEVQALVGRIEDRRVITYGENAQADVRFTNHRMAGATSEFDVVIRDRKTGGQKTIADLRLPMPGRHNVSNATAAIAVAHELGLSGEAIKKGLSSFAGVKRRFTRTGSWNGVDIFDDYGHHPVEIAAVLKAARSATKGRVIAIAQPHRFTRLHDLFNEFSACFNDADTVMVAPVYAAGEEPIEGVTSDALVSRIRAGGHRDARYIEGPADIAPIIRDLAKPGDFVVFLGAGNITQWAYALPKELAAS from the coding sequence ATGAAAATGCCGCAGACCATCGGCCTCGTGCATTTCATCGGCATTGGCGGCATCGGCATGAGCGGCATCGCCGAGGTGCTGCACAATCTCGGCTACAAGGTGCAAGGGTCCGATCAGGCCGACAGCGCCAACGTGCAGCGCCTGCGCGACAAGGGCATCGAATGCTTCGTCGGCCACAAGGCCGAAAACCTCGGCGATGCCGAGGTCATCGTCGTCTCGACGGCGATCAAGAAATCCAATCCGGAGCTCAAGGCCGCGCGTGAAAGGCTGCTGCCGATCGTGCGTCGCGCCGAGATGCTGGCCGAGCTGATGCGCTTCCGCCAGGCGGTGGCCATCGGCGGCACGCACGGCAAGACGACGACGACCTCCATGGTGGCGACGCTGTTCGAAGCCGGCGGGCTCGATCCGACCGTCATCAATGGCGGCATCATCAATGCCTATGGCACCAATGCGCGCATGGGCGACGGCGAATGGATGGTGGTCGAGGCCGACGAGAGCGACGGCACCTTCCTCAAGCTGCCGGCCGACATCGCTGTCGTCACCAACATCGATCCCGAGCATCTCGACCACTATGGCAGTTTCGACAAGGTGCGCGAGGCATTCCGCCAGTTTGTCGAGAACGTGCCGTTCTACGGCTTCGGCGTGATGTGCACCGACCACCCGGAAGTGCAGGCGCTGGTCGGACGCATCGAGGATCGGCGCGTCATCACCTATGGCGAGAACGCGCAGGCCGATGTGCGCTTCACCAACCATCGCATGGCGGGTGCCACGTCCGAGTTCGACGTGGTGATCCGCGACCGCAAGACCGGCGGCCAGAAGACGATAGCGGACCTGCGGCTTCCAATGCCAGGCCGCCACAATGTTTCGAACGCCACCGCCGCGATCGCAGTGGCGCACGAACTAGGCCTGTCCGGGGAGGCGATCAAGAAGGGCCTGTCGTCCTTCGCCGGCGTCAAACGCCGCTTCACCCGTACCGGCTCCTGGAACGGCGTCGACATTTTCGACGATTACGGCCATCATCCGGTCGAGATCGCGGCCGTGCTCAAGGCGGCGCGCAGCGCCACCAAGGGACGCGTCATCGCCATTGCCCAGCCGCACCGCTTCACCCGGCTGCATGATCTGTTCAACGAGTTTTCGGCCTGCTTCAACGACGCCGATACGGTGATGGTCGCCCCTGTCTACGCGGCCGGCGAAGAGCCGATCGAGGGCGTGACTTCCGATGCGCTGGTGTCGCGCATCCGCGCCGGCGGCCATCGCGACGCCCGCTACATCGAAGGACCGGCCGATATCGCGCCGATCATCCGTGATCTCGCCAAGCCCGGCGATTTCGTCGTCTTCCTCGGCGCCGGCAATATCACCCAATGGGCTTATGCCTTGCCCAAGGAGCTTGCCGCCTCATGA
- the ftsA gene encoding cell division protein FtsA: MSWLGGSGDASSRRSGTLTVLDVGSNKVCCMVAKLKPNDDGKLLRGRSHRIQVIGIGHQKSQGVKSGVVVDLDRAEHAIRLSVDAAERMAGLTVDSLIVNMTAGRLKSEAFSATINLGGHEADEADIKRVLGAGAKQALKAEREVIHSLPVGFSLDAERGVRDPRGMVGDTLGVDMHVLTGDAAPMRNLELSINRSHLSVERMVATPYASGLAALVDDELELGAACIDMGGGTTTISVFSEGRFIHGDAIAIGGNHVTLDMAKGLSTSLDAAERLKVMHGSALPGSADDRDLVSIQPIGDDGDVPLQIPRSVMTRIVRARIDETLELLRDRLNKSGYGNAVGKRVVLTGGASQLAGLPEAARRILGRNVRIGRPLGVAGLPEAAKGPAFSAAVGLLIYPQMASFESHPAKGISGLRMTGTGGKLHRMSQWLRDSF, translated from the coding sequence ATGAGCTGGCTTGGCGGTTCTGGCGATGCCTCGTCGCGCCGGTCCGGCACCTTGACGGTGCTGGATGTCGGCTCGAACAAGGTCTGCTGCATGGTGGCGAAGCTCAAGCCGAACGATGACGGCAAGCTGTTGCGCGGCCGCTCGCACCGGATCCAGGTCATCGGCATCGGCCATCAGAAATCGCAGGGCGTGAAGTCGGGTGTGGTGGTCGATCTCGACCGCGCCGAGCATGCGATCCGCTTGTCCGTAGACGCCGCCGAGCGGATGGCCGGGCTGACGGTCGATTCGCTGATCGTCAACATGACCGCCGGCCGGCTGAAGAGCGAAGCCTTTTCGGCGACCATCAACCTCGGCGGCCATGAGGCCGACGAAGCCGACATCAAGCGCGTGCTCGGCGCCGGCGCCAAGCAGGCGCTCAAGGCCGAGCGCGAGGTGATCCATTCGCTGCCGGTCGGCTTCTCGCTGGACGCCGAGCGCGGCGTTCGCGATCCGCGCGGCATGGTCGGCGACACGCTTGGCGTCGACATGCATGTGCTGACGGGTGACGCAGCCCCGATGCGCAACCTGGAGCTCTCCATCAACCGCTCGCATCTGTCGGTCGAGCGCATGGTGGCGACGCCCTATGCCAGCGGGCTGGCGGCGCTTGTCGATGATGAGCTGGAACTGGGTGCCGCCTGCATCGATATGGGTGGCGGCACGACCACGATCTCGGTGTTTTCGGAAGGCAGGTTCATCCACGGCGACGCGATCGCCATCGGCGGCAACCATGTCACGCTCGATATGGCCAAAGGACTTTCGACCTCGCTCGATGCCGCCGAGCGGCTCAAGGTGATGCACGGTTCGGCGCTGCCGGGCAGTGCCGATGACCGCGACCTGGTTTCGATCCAGCCGATCGGCGACGATGGCGACGTGCCGCTGCAGATCCCGCGTTCGGTGATGACGCGTATCGTGCGGGCCCGCATCGACGAGACGCTCGAACTCCTGCGCGACCGGCTGAACAAGTCGGGCTACGGCAACGCGGTCGGCAAGCGCGTCGTGCTCACCGGCGGCGCCAGTCAGCTGGCCGGCCTGCCGGAGGCGGCACGCCGTATCCTGGGACGCAATGTGCGCATCGGCCGGCCGCTCGGCGTGGCGGGCCTGCCCGAGGCGGCGAAGGGGCCGGCTTTCTCGGCCGCCGTCGGGCTTCTGATCTATCCGCAGATGGCGAGTTTCGAGAGCCATCCGGCGAAAGGCATTTCCGGTCTCAGGATGACCGGAACGGGTGGAAAACTGCATCGCATGAGTCAGTGGTTGAGAGACAGTTTCTAA
- the ftsZ gene encoding cell division protein FtsZ, whose translation MTINLQKPDITELKPRITVFGVGGGGGNAVNNMITAGLRGVEFVVANTDAQALTMSKADRLIQLGAHVTEGLGAGSQPEVGRAAAEECIDEIIDHLSNTHMCFVTAGMGGGTGTGAAPVVARAAREKGILTVGVVTKPFHFEGQRRMKTADMGIEELQKCVDTLIVIPNQNLFRLANDKTTFADAFAMADQVLYSGVACITDLMVKEGLINLDFADVRSVMREMGKAMMGTGEASGEGRAMAAAEAAIANPLLDETSMKGAKGLLISITGGRDLTLFEVDEAATRIREEVDQDANIILGATFDEELEGVIRVSVVATGIDKSAAEIAAAPISIRAAPQKPAARPAVAAVESRPAPVQQAAYEPRAVDPVAEAIQLAEANAAAMAQPRPAPVAHADDFRPQSKIFQAPPAQPQPMVQPVVQQMIQPAPQPREMLREVQQPVAMAPQRMPRVEDFPPVVKAEVEAKSRPADHHENSGPMGLLKRLTNGLTRREEEPARLQPAQPREPKLRQAAPEVRRLASQDAQLYAPRRGQLDEQGRLTPQTRATQDDDQLEIPAFLRRQAN comes from the coding sequence ATGACCATCAATCTGCAGAAGCCGGACATCACCGAGCTTAAGCCACGCATCACCGTGTTCGGTGTCGGCGGCGGCGGCGGCAACGCCGTCAACAACATGATCACTGCCGGACTGCGCGGTGTCGAGTTCGTCGTCGCCAACACCGACGCCCAGGCGCTGACCATGTCGAAGGCCGACCGGCTGATCCAGCTCGGCGCGCATGTCACCGAAGGTCTCGGCGCGGGTTCGCAGCCGGAAGTCGGCCGCGCGGCGGCGGAAGAATGCATCGACGAGATCATCGATCACCTGTCCAACACCCATATGTGCTTCGTCACCGCCGGCATGGGCGGTGGTACCGGTACCGGTGCCGCTCCTGTCGTGGCGCGGGCCGCGCGCGAGAAGGGCATCCTCACCGTTGGCGTCGTGACCAAGCCGTTCCACTTCGAAGGCCAGCGCCGCATGAAGACGGCCGACATGGGCATCGAAGAGCTGCAGAAATGCGTCGACACGTTGATCGTCATCCCCAACCAGAATCTGTTCCGGCTGGCCAATGACAAGACCACCTTCGCCGATGCCTTCGCCATGGCCGACCAGGTGCTCTATTCCGGCGTCGCCTGCATCACCGACCTGATGGTCAAGGAAGGCCTGATCAACCTCGACTTCGCCGACGTGCGCTCGGTCATGCGCGAAATGGGCAAGGCGATGATGGGCACCGGAGAGGCTTCGGGCGAGGGCCGCGCAATGGCAGCGGCGGAAGCGGCAATCGCCAATCCGCTGCTCGACGAGACCTCGATGAAGGGCGCCAAGGGCCTGCTGATCTCGATCACCGGCGGCCGCGACCTCACCCTGTTCGAAGTCGACGAAGCGGCAACCCGCATCCGCGAGGAGGTCGACCAGGACGCCAACATCATCCTGGGCGCCACCTTCGACGAGGAACTCGAAGGCGTCATCCGCGTCTCGGTGGTCGCCACCGGCATCGACAAATCGGCCGCTGAAATCGCCGCCGCGCCGATCTCGATCCGCGCCGCGCCGCAGAAGCCGGCCGCCCGTCCAGCCGTTGCCGCCGTGGAAAGCCGCCCGGCGCCGGTCCAGCAGGCCGCTTACGAGCCGCGCGCCGTCGATCCGGTCGCGGAAGCGATCCAGTTGGCCGAAGCAAACGCCGCGGCCATGGCTCAGCCGCGCCCGGCACCGGTTGCCCATGCGGACGATTTCCGCCCGCAGAGCAAGATCTTCCAGGCGCCGCCCGCGCAGCCGCAGCCGATGGTGCAGCCGGTCGTCCAGCAGATGATCCAGCCGGCTCCGCAGCCGCGCGAAATGCTGCGTGAGGTCCAGCAGCCGGTCGCAATGGCCCCGCAGCGCATGCCGCGCGTCGAGGACTTTCCGCCGGTCGTGAAGGCCGAGGTCGAAGCCAAGAGCCGTCCGGCAGACCACCATGAGAATAGCGGGCCAATGGGCCTGCTGAAGCGTCTGACCAATGGACTGACCCGCCGCGAGGAGGAGCCCGCACGGCTGCAGCCGGCGCAACCGCGCGAGCCGAAGCTGCGCCAGGCCGCGCCCGAAGTGCGCCGTCTGGCGAGCCAGGACGCGCAGCTCTACGCGCCGCGCCGTGGCCAGCTGGATGAGCAGGGCCGCCTGACGCCACAGACCAGGGCGACTCAGGACGACGATCAGCTGGAGATTCCCGCCTTCCTGCGCCGTCAGGCCAACTGA
- a CDS encoding D-alanine--D-alanine ligase: MKSKHVAVLLGGFSSERPVSLSSGKACADALEKEGYQVTRVDVGRDVGSVLAELRPDVAFNALHGPFGEDGTIQGILEYLGIPYTHSGVLASALAMNKEQAKKIVKSVGVPVAESKVANRFAIQNKHPMKPPYVIKPVNEGSSFGVVIVSEGQSHPPQIVGSSEWKYGDTVMVERYIHGRELTCAVMGDVALGVCEIIPTGHSFYDYDSKYVAGGSKHECPAKVSPNIYQKIQTLALKAHQAVGCRGVSRSDFRYDDRHSENGEVVWLEVNTQPGMTPTSLVPEIAAQAGHSFGELLSWMVEDASCLR, translated from the coding sequence ATGAAGAGCAAGCATGTGGCCGTCCTGCTGGGAGGTTTCTCGTCCGAGCGGCCCGTGTCCCTGTCCTCCGGAAAGGCCTGTGCCGATGCGCTGGAGAAGGAAGGCTACCAAGTCACCCGCGTCGATGTCGGGCGCGACGTCGGCTCCGTGCTCGCCGAGCTTCGGCCGGATGTCGCCTTCAACGCGTTGCATGGTCCATTCGGCGAGGATGGCACGATCCAGGGTATCCTCGAATATCTCGGTATTCCCTACACCCATTCCGGCGTGCTCGCCTCGGCGCTCGCCATGAACAAGGAGCAGGCGAAGAAGATCGTCAAATCAGTCGGCGTTCCCGTCGCCGAATCGAAGGTTGCCAATCGCTTCGCCATCCAGAACAAACATCCGATGAAGCCGCCCTACGTGATCAAGCCGGTCAATGAAGGATCGAGCTTCGGCGTCGTCATCGTGTCTGAAGGGCAGTCGCATCCACCGCAGATCGTCGGATCGTCCGAGTGGAAATATGGCGATACCGTCATGGTCGAGCGCTACATCCATGGGCGCGAACTGACCTGCGCCGTCATGGGTGATGTGGCGCTCGGCGTCTGCGAGATCATCCCGACGGGCCATTCCTTCTACGACTACGATTCAAAATATGTTGCCGGCGGATCAAAACACGAATGCCCCGCAAAAGTTTCACCGAATATTTACCAAAAAATACAGACACTGGCGCTCAAGGCTCACCAAGCTGTCGGCTGTCGGGGCGTTTCCCGGTCGGACTTCCGTTATGACGATCGTCACTCCGAAAATGGCGAAGTTGTATGGCTCGAGGTCAACACCCAGCCGGGCATGACGCCGACATCTCTGGTGCCTGAAATCGCCGCCCAGGCCGGGCATTCGTTTGGTGAACTGTTGAGTTGGATGGTGGAGGACGCTTCGTGTCTGCGTTGA
- the lpxC gene encoding UDP-3-O-acyl-N-acetylglucosamine deacetylase encodes MGIVLHDYQTTVKTRASLTGAGVHSGKEVSISFLPADADTGIVFQLINEEGQGREFRALFSEIGATDLCTMLGDPSGEHIATVEHIMAALFGVGIDNVVIEIDGHEVPILDGSAMAFVEAIDQAGIEKLPVKRRYIRVVKPVRIENGASWAEFRPYDGTRFEVEIDFESPAIGRQLFASDINADIFRRDIARARTFGFMKDVERLWAAGYALGSSLENSLVIGDDNRVINMGGLRYPNEFVRHKTLDAMGDLALGGARFIGCFRSYRGGHRLNAAALRRLLSDRTAFEIVETTRRERGRAAEMSAVNAPLYAPWMI; translated from the coding sequence ATGGGGATTGTCTTGCACGACTATCAGACGACAGTGAAGACGCGCGCGTCGCTTACAGGCGCCGGCGTTCACAGCGGCAAAGAAGTTTCCATCAGTTTCCTGCCCGCGGATGCCGACACCGGCATCGTGTTCCAGCTTATCAATGAGGAAGGGCAGGGCCGCGAGTTCCGTGCCCTGTTTTCCGAGATCGGTGCCACGGACCTTTGCACCATGCTCGGCGATCCTTCGGGCGAGCACATCGCCACTGTAGAGCACATCATGGCCGCGCTGTTCGGGGTCGGCATCGACAATGTCGTCATTGAGATCGATGGCCACGAAGTTCCCATTCTCGACGGCAGCGCCATGGCCTTCGTGGAAGCCATCGACCAGGCGGGCATCGAAAAATTGCCGGTCAAGCGGCGCTACATCAGGGTCGTCAAGCCGGTCCGCATCGAGAACGGTGCTTCCTGGGCGGAGTTCAGACCCTATGACGGCACCCGCTTCGAGGTCGAGATCGATTTCGAAAGTCCCGCGATCGGGCGTCAGCTCTTTGCTTCCGACATCAATGCCGACATCTTCCGCCGTGACATCGCGCGGGCCCGCACCTTCGGCTTCATGAAGGATGTCGAGCGGCTGTGGGCCGCCGGCTACGCGCTGGGATCGTCGCTGGAGAATTCTCTGGTGATTGGTGACGACAACCGCGTCATCAACATGGGCGGCCTGCGCTACCCCAACGAATTCGTGCGCCACAAGACGCTGGACGCCATGGGCGACCTGGCGCTGGGCGGCGCCCGCTTCATCGGCTGTTTCCGCTCCTATCGCGGCGGCCACAGGCTGAACGCCGCGGCGCTGCGGCGCCTGCTGTCGGACCGCACGGCTTTCGAGATCGTCGAGACGACACGCCGCGAGCGTGGCCGCGCGGCCGAGATGAGCGCCGTCAATGCGCCGCTCTATGCGCCCTGGATGATCTGA
- a CDS encoding cell division protein FtsQ/DivIB: MSALKWGQGRGKGAAVPSLFGLPLSSGHFVLPRMLRRPVRMLARLGDGEFQAPRFSSAIMSAVLLASSGAYGAYLGGHADGIIQSITARTGFAVDQVKVVGNHQTSEIDILDRLELDGWTSLIGFDAEAARERISGLPWIEVAAVRKVYPHTLEVRVEEREAFALWQQGSDLSVIEKNGAVIAPFSGGKQVLLPLLIGTGAPAKAPDFLAKVEQYPDLASRIKGYIRVGERRWDLKLDNGITVKLPEDGEDQALAELVKMDHDNGLLSRDIAAVDMRLTDRLVVQLTPEAATQREAALNEKPKTLKRKPETKI, from the coding sequence GTGTCTGCGTTGAAATGGGGACAGGGTAGGGGGAAGGGCGCGGCGGTGCCGTCGCTGTTCGGCCTGCCGTTGTCATCGGGCCATTTCGTGCTGCCACGCATGCTTCGCCGCCCGGTGCGCATGCTCGCCCGCCTTGGTGATGGCGAATTCCAGGCGCCGCGTTTCTCCTCCGCGATCATGTCGGCCGTGCTGCTCGCGTCGAGCGGCGCCTACGGTGCCTATCTTGGCGGTCATGCCGACGGTATCATCCAGAGCATCACTGCCCGCACCGGCTTTGCCGTCGATCAGGTCAAGGTGGTCGGCAACCATCAGACCTCGGAAATCGACATTCTCGACAGGCTCGAGCTTGACGGCTGGACGTCGCTGATCGGCTTCGACGCGGAGGCCGCGCGCGAGCGCATCTCCGGCCTGCCCTGGATCGAGGTCGCCGCGGTGCGCAAGGTCTATCCGCACACGCTGGAAGTGCGCGTCGAGGAGCGCGAGGCCTTCGCGCTCTGGCAGCAGGGCAGTGATCTTTCGGTCATCGAGAAGAATGGTGCCGTCATCGCGCCCTTCTCAGGCGGCAAGCAGGTGCTGTTGCCGCTGCTGATCGGCACTGGCGCGCCCGCCAAGGCGCCTGATTTCCTGGCCAAGGTCGAGCAATATCCCGATCTCGCCAGCCGCATAAAGGGCTACATCCGTGTCGGTGAGCGGCGCTGGGACCTGAAGCTGGACAACGGCATCACCGTCAAGTTGCCGGAGGATGGCGAGGACCAGGCACTCGCGGAACTCGTGAAGATGGACCATGACAACGGGCTTTTGTCGCGCGACATCGCCGCCGTCGACATGCGCCTCACGGACCGGCTGGTTGTGCAGTTGACGCCCGAGGCGGCGACGCAGCGCGAGGCGGCGCTCAACGAGAAACCGAAAACGCTCAAGCGCAAGCCGGAGACGAAGATATGA
- a CDS encoding outer membrane protein assembly factor BamD — MFFKRVGQSKAPQWSVFLALSVVVPSLFLSACMSSEKDIDLSTYVDHTEPGDVLYNQGLANLNAGRLDEASKKFDAVDRQHPYSEWARKSMVMGAFADYRKGSYDEAISSAKRYLALYPSTDDAPYAQYIIGLSYYRQIKDVTQDQKEARQTVQTMQDLVTRWPNSEYVEDAKQKIRFANDQLAGKEMQIGRYYLERREYIAAVKRFRTVVENYSNTRHVEEALARLTESYYAMGLTSEAQTAAAVLGTNYPDSPWYKDSYKLLQSNGLAPRENAGSWISKAGKLITGA, encoded by the coding sequence ATGTTCTTCAAGCGAGTCGGTCAATCGAAAGCGCCGCAGTGGTCTGTTTTCCTGGCGCTTTCGGTGGTTGTTCCATCGCTCTTTCTGTCGGCTTGCATGTCGTCGGAGAAAGATATCGACCTTTCGACCTATGTCGACCATACCGAGCCTGGGGACGTTCTCTACAATCAAGGCCTCGCCAATCTGAATGCCGGGCGGCTGGACGAGGCGAGCAAGAAGTTCGACGCCGTCGACCGCCAGCATCCCTATTCGGAATGGGCCCGCAAATCGATGGTGATGGGCGCGTTCGCCGATTATCGCAAGGGCAGTTACGATGAAGCGATCTCGTCAGCTAAACGCTATCTGGCGCTTTATCCTTCCACCGATGACGCCCCCTATGCGCAGTACATCATCGGCCTGAGCTACTATCGCCAGATCAAGGATGTGACGCAGGATCAGAAGGAAGCGCGCCAGACCGTGCAGACGATGCAGGATCTGGTGACGCGCTGGCCGAACTCCGAGTATGTCGAGGACGCCAAGCAGAAGATCCGCTTTGCCAACGACCAGCTCGCCGGCAAGGAAATGCAGATCGGCCGCTACTATCTGGAGCGCCGCGAATACATCGCCGCCGTCAAGCGCTTCCGCACCGTGGTGGAGAACTATTCCAACACGCGTCATGTGGAAGAAGCGCTGGCCCGCCTCACCGAAAGCTACTACGCAATGGGGCTGACCTCGGAGGCCCAGACCGCCGCCGCGGTGCTCGGCACCAACTACCCTGACAGCCCATGGTATAAGGATTCCTACAAGCTCCTGCAGAGCAATGGGCTGGCGCCGCGCGAGAATGCCGGGTCGTGGATATCCAAGGCCGGGAAGCTGATCACCGGCGCCTGA
- the murB gene encoding UDP-N-acetylmuramate dehydrogenase, with protein sequence MTHGQALIDRLGDRLAGLRGRITPNAEMDKITWFRAGGLAEALFQPADEEDLAAFLRAVPEEIPLTIVGIGSNLLVRDGGIPGFVIRLSAKGFGEAELVSPIRIRAGTATPDKRVAAVALEAGIGGFHFYHGIPGAIGGALRMNAGANGVETRERVVEVRALDRKGNVQTLSNADMGYAYRHSAAPTGLIFTSAVFEGFAEDKAVIKAAMDAVQNHRETVQPIREKTGGSTFKNPEGTSAWKEIDKAGCRGLLIGGAQMSPMHCNFMINTGTATGYDLEYLGETVRARVLEHSGIRLHWEIQRIGNFRPGHAVQEFLGQLL encoded by the coding sequence ATGACGCACGGCCAGGCCCTGATCGACAGACTTGGCGACCGGCTTGCCGGCCTGCGTGGCCGTATCACGCCGAATGCCGAGATGGACAAGATCACCTGGTTCCGTGCCGGAGGGCTGGCGGAGGCGCTGTTCCAGCCGGCGGATGAAGAAGATCTCGCCGCCTTCCTCAGGGCGGTTCCCGAGGAAATTCCGCTGACCATCGTCGGCATTGGCTCGAACCTGCTGGTCAGGGATGGCGGCATTCCCGGCTTTGTCATCCGGCTTTCCGCTAAGGGGTTTGGTGAGGCCGAACTTGTTTCACCGATCAGGATCAGGGCAGGCACGGCGACGCCCGACAAGCGCGTGGCCGCCGTGGCGCTCGAGGCCGGCATTGGCGGCTTCCATTTCTACCACGGCATTCCAGGCGCCATTGGCGGCGCGCTCAGGATGAATGCTGGCGCCAATGGCGTCGAGACGCGCGAGCGGGTTGTCGAGGTGCGCGCGCTCGACCGCAAGGGCAATGTCCAGACGCTGAGCAATGCCGACATGGGTTATGCCTATCGCCATTCGGCCGCACCGACCGGGCTGATCTTCACCTCGGCCGTGTTCGAAGGGTTTGCCGAGGACAAGGCGGTGATCAAGGCGGCGATGGATGCCGTGCAGAACCACCGCGAGACCGTGCAGCCGATCCGCGAGAAGACCGGCGGGTCGACCTTCAAGAATCCCGAAGGCACCTCGGCCTGGAAGGAGATCGACAAGGCGGGCTGCCGCGGCCTGCTGATCGGCGGGGCGCAGATGTCGCCCATGCACTGCAACTTCATGATCAACACCGGCACCGCCACCGGTTACGACCTCGAATATCTCGGCGAGACGGTGCGGGCGCGCGTGCTCGAACATTCCGGCATCCGCCTGCACTGGGAGATCCAGCGCATCGGCAATTTCCGGCCCGGACATGCCGTGCAGGAGTTTCTCGGCCAACTGCTCTGA
- the murG gene encoding undecaprenyldiphospho-muramoylpentapeptide beta-N-acetylglucosaminyltransferase, with product MARGVILLSAGGTGGHLFPAEALAHELAERGWTVHLATDERAERFASRFPAAAIHPIQSATMGSKNPFALLGAFWKIWRGVRQASTIIGRIKPDVVVGFGGYPTLPPLYAATRRKVPTLIHEQNAVMGRANRALAGRVDAIAGGFLPQDASAAGAKTVTTGNPVRPAVLEAAKTPYTASTGEEPFRLLVFGGSQGAQFFSDAMPGAIALLSDAQRKRLAITQQARADDVGRVKAAYAALGVAAEVSPFFTDMAARMAGAHLVISRSGASTVSEIAVIGRPALLVPYPYALDHDQAANAAALAAAGGGEVHPQSSLSPERIATLLGGLMDAPERLAAMAAGAKSAGRPHAARLLADLTEAIASRKTVSDFRKGTHA from the coding sequence ATGGCGAGGGGTGTCATCCTTCTTTCGGCGGGCGGAACCGGCGGACATCTGTTTCCGGCCGAGGCGCTGGCGCATGAGCTCGCCGAGCGCGGCTGGACGGTGCATCTGGCGACGGACGAGCGCGCCGAGCGATTTGCCAGCCGCTTCCCGGCCGCCGCCATCCATCCGATCCAGTCGGCGACGATGGGTTCGAAGAACCCTTTCGCCTTGCTCGGGGCCTTCTGGAAAATCTGGCGCGGCGTACGGCAGGCGTCCACCATTATCGGCAGGATCAAGCCGGATGTCGTCGTCGGCTTCGGCGGCTACCCGACCCTGCCGCCGCTCTATGCGGCGACACGGCGCAAGGTGCCGACTTTGATCCATGAGCAGAACGCGGTGATGGGGCGCGCCAACCGGGCGCTGGCCGGCCGTGTCGATGCCATAGCCGGCGGTTTCCTGCCGCAGGACGCGAGTGCCGCCGGCGCCAAGACGGTGACGACAGGCAATCCGGTCAGGCCGGCTGTGCTGGAAGCGGCCAAGACACCTTATACGGCATCGACCGGGGAGGAGCCGTTCCGCTTGCTGGTGTTCGGCGGCAGCCAGGGCGCCCAGTTTTTTTCCGATGCCATGCCGGGGGCGATCGCACTGCTTTCCGATGCACAGCGCAAGCGGCTCGCGATCACGCAGCAGGCGCGTGCCGATGACGTGGGGCGGGTGAAGGCGGCCTATGCCGCGCTTGGCGTCGCCGCCGAGGTTTCGCCCTTCTTCACCGACATGGCGGCACGCATGGCGGGGGCGCATCTGGTGATCTCACGTTCCGGTGCCTCGACCGTCTCGGAGATCGCCGTCATCGGACGACCGGCGTTGCTGGTGCCCTATCCCTACGCGCTCGACCACGACCAGGCGGCGAATGCGGCGGCCCTTGCCGCCGCCGGCGGCGGCGAGGTGCACCCACAATCCTCGCTGTCGCCCGAGCGCATTGCAACCCTCCTTGGCGGACTGATGGACGCCCCCGAGCGGCTGGCGGCGATGGCGGCTGGGGCGAAATCGGCTGGCAGGCCGCATGCGGCACGGTTGCTCGCCGATCTCACAGAGGCTATTGCGTCCAGAAAAACCGTTTCGGACTTCAGGAAGGGGACGCACGCATGA